A window of Chlorocebus sabaeus isolate Y175 chromosome 14, mChlSab1.0.hap1, whole genome shotgun sequence contains these coding sequences:
- the SIX2 gene encoding homeobox protein SIX2 isoform X1, translating into MSMLPTFGFTQEQVACVCEVLQQGGNIERLGRFLWSLPACEHLHKNESVLKAKAVVAFHRGNFRELYKILESHQFSPHNHAKLQQLWLKAHYIEAEKLRGRPLGAVGKYRVRRKFPLPRSIWDGEETSYCFKEKSRSVLREWYAHNPYPSPREKRELAEATGLTTTQVSNWFKNRRQRDRAAEAKERYEENNENSNSNSHNPLNGSGKSVLGSSEDEKTPSGTPDHSSSPALLLSPPPPGLPSLHSLGHPPGPSAVPVPVPGGGGADPLQHHHGLQDSILNPMSANLVDLGS; encoded by the exons ATGTCCATGCTGCCCACCTTCGGCTTCACGCAGGAGCAAGTGGCGTGCGTGTGCGAGGTGCTGCAGCAGGGCGGCAACATCGAGCGGCTGGGCCGCTTCCTGTGGTCGCTGCCCGCCTGCGAGCACCTCCACAAGAATGAAAGCGTGCTCAAGGCTAAGGCCGTGGTGGCCTTCCACCGCGGCAACTTCCGCGAGCTCTACAAGATCCTGGAGAGCCACCAGTTCTCGCCGCACAACCACGCCAAGCTGCAGCAGCTGTGGCTCAAGGCACACTACATCGAGGCGGAGAAGCTGCGCGGCCGACCCCTGGGCGCCGTGGGCAAATACCGCGTGCGCCGCAAATTCCCGCTGCCGCGCTCCATCTGGGACGGCGAGGAGACCAGCTACTGCTTCAAGGAAAAGAGTCGCAGCGTGCTGCGCGAGTGGTACGCGCACAACCCCTACCCTTCACCCCGCGAGAAGCGCGAGCTTGCGGAGGCCACGGGCCTCACCACCACACAGGTCAGCAACTGGTTCAAGAACCGGCGGCAGCGCGACCGGGCGGCCGAGGCCAAGGAAAGGTACGA GGAGAACAACGAGAACTCCAATTCTAACAGCCACAACCCGCTGAATGGCAGCGGCAAGTCGGTGTTAGGCAGCTCGGAGGACGAGAAGACTCCATCGGGGACGCCAGACCACTCATCCAGCCCGGCACTGCTGCTCAGCCCGCCGCCACCTGGGCTGCCGTCCCTGCATAGCCTGGGCCACCCTCCGGGACCCAGCGCAGTGCCAGTGCCGGTGCCAGGCGGAGGTGGAGCGGACCCACTGCAACACCACCATGGCCTGCAGGACTCCATCCTTAACCCCATGTCAGCCAACCTCGTGGACCTGGGCTCCTAG
- the SIX2 gene encoding homeobox protein SIX2 isoform X2, giving the protein MSMLPTFGFTQEQVACVCEVLQQGGNIERLGRFLWSLPACEHLHKNESVLKAKAVVAFHRGNFRELYKILESHQFSPHNHAKLQQLWLKAHYIEAEKLRGRPLGAVGKYRVRRKFPLPRSIWDGEETSYCFKEKSRSVLREWYAHNPYPSPREKRELAEATGLTTTQVSNWFKNRRQRDRAAEAKERENNENSNSNSHNPLNGSGKSVLGSSEDEKTPSGTPDHSSSPALLLSPPPPGLPSLHSLGHPPGPSAVPVPVPGGGGADPLQHHHGLQDSILNPMSANLVDLGS; this is encoded by the exons ATGTCCATGCTGCCCACCTTCGGCTTCACGCAGGAGCAAGTGGCGTGCGTGTGCGAGGTGCTGCAGCAGGGCGGCAACATCGAGCGGCTGGGCCGCTTCCTGTGGTCGCTGCCCGCCTGCGAGCACCTCCACAAGAATGAAAGCGTGCTCAAGGCTAAGGCCGTGGTGGCCTTCCACCGCGGCAACTTCCGCGAGCTCTACAAGATCCTGGAGAGCCACCAGTTCTCGCCGCACAACCACGCCAAGCTGCAGCAGCTGTGGCTCAAGGCACACTACATCGAGGCGGAGAAGCTGCGCGGCCGACCCCTGGGCGCCGTGGGCAAATACCGCGTGCGCCGCAAATTCCCGCTGCCGCGCTCCATCTGGGACGGCGAGGAGACCAGCTACTGCTTCAAGGAAAAGAGTCGCAGCGTGCTGCGCGAGTGGTACGCGCACAACCCCTACCCTTCACCCCGCGAGAAGCGCGAGCTTGCGGAGGCCACGGGCCTCACCACCACACAGGTCAGCAACTGGTTCAAGAACCGGCGGCAGCGCGACCGGGCGGCCGAGGCCAAGGAAAG GGAGAACAACGAGAACTCCAATTCTAACAGCCACAACCCGCTGAATGGCAGCGGCAAGTCGGTGTTAGGCAGCTCGGAGGACGAGAAGACTCCATCGGGGACGCCAGACCACTCATCCAGCCCGGCACTGCTGCTCAGCCCGCCGCCACCTGGGCTGCCGTCCCTGCATAGCCTGGGCCACCCTCCGGGACCCAGCGCAGTGCCAGTGCCGGTGCCAGGCGGAGGTGGAGCGGACCCACTGCAACACCACCATGGCCTGCAGGACTCCATCCTTAACCCCATGTCAGCCAACCTCGTGGACCTGGGCTCCTAG